The Rhopalosiphum maidis isolate BTI-1 chromosome 1, ASM367621v3, whole genome shotgun sequence genome has a segment encoding these proteins:
- the LOC113553853 gene encoding probable phosphoglycerate kinase, translated as MALNKLSIKSLEVANKRVLIRVDFNVPLKDGKITNNQRIVAALDSINYVLENGAKSLVLMSHLGRPDGLPNSKYSMKPVAEELQKLLNKNVTFLSDCVGPEVEKACADPAPGSIFLLENLRFHIEEEGKGVNAAGEKTKADKEDVKKFRESLQKLGDVYVNDAFGTAHRAHSSMMGEGFEKRAAGILLNKELTYFAKALDNPERPFLAILGGAKVADKIQLIENLLDKVDEMIIGGGMAYTFLKESKGMKIGDSLYDEAGAKIVGKLLDKANARNVKIHLPVDFVTADKFDENANTSSATVEEGIPEGWMGLDCGPESRKLFSEPIARAKVIVWNGPAGVFEFDKFAFGTKALMDDVVKATKNGTVTIIGGGDTATCAAKWGTESQISHVSTGGGASLELLEGKVLPGVAALTDA; from the exons ATGGCACTTAACAAATTAAGCATCAAGAGTTTAGAAGTAGCAAACAAACGGGTTTTGATcag agTTGATTTTAATGTTCCATTAAAGGATGGAAAAATAACCAACAACCAACGTATTGTCGCTGCATTAGATAGCATCAATTATGTCCTTGAAAATGGTGCAAAATCTTTAGTTCTCATGTCTCATCTTGGACGTCCAGATGGATTACCAAATTCAAAGTACTCAATGAAGCCAGTTGCCGAAGAACTCCAGAAACTTCTTAATAA gaaTGTTACATTTTTGTCTGACTGTGTTGGCCCAGAAGTAGAAAAGGCTTGTGCAGATCCTGCTCCTGGTTCAATATTTCTTCTGGAGAATCTTCGATTCCATATTGAAGAAGAAGGAAAAGGTGTAAATGCTGCTGGAGAAAAAACTAAAGCTGACAAAGAAGATGTGAAAAAATTCAGAGAGTCATTACAGAAATTGGGAGATGTGTATGTCAATGATGCTTTTGGTACTGCACACAGAGCTCACAGTTCTATGATGGGTGAAGGTTTTGAAAAGCGTGCTGCCGGCATCTTGTTGAACAAAGAGCTCACTTATTTTGCTAAGGCTTTGGATAATCCTGAAag GCCTTTCTTAGCTATCTTGGGTGGAGCTAAAGTTGCTGATAAGATTCAACTGATTGAGAATCTTTTAGATAAAGTTGATGAAATGATTATTGGAGGAGGTATGGCTTATACTTTCTTGAAAGAGTCAAAGGGCatgaaa aTTGGTGATTCTTTATATGATGAAGCTGGAGCCAAAATTGTtggaaaattattagataaagcTAATGCTCGCAATGTTAAAATTCATTTGCCAGTTGATTTTGTCACTGCTGataaatttgatgaaaatgCTAATACTAGTTCTGCAACTGTTGAAGAAGGAATCCCTGAAGGTTGGATGGGTTTGGACTGTGGACCAGAATCTAGGAAATTGTTTTCTGAACCTATTGCTCGTGCTAAGGTCATTGTATGGAATGG gccTGCTGGAGTTTTTGAGTTTGATAAATTTGCATTTGGAACTAAAGCTTTAATGGACGATGTTGTTAAGGCAACTAAAAATGGAACTGTTACAATAATTGGAGGTGGTGATACTGCAACTTGTGCAGCTAAATGGGGAACCGAGAGTCAAATAAGCCATGTTAGCACTGGCGGTGGTGCAAGTCTTGAACTACTTGAAG gaaaagTCTTACCTGGAGTTGCAGCTTTGACTgatgcataa
- the LOC113553863 gene encoding protein dj-1beta-like isoform X2, which translates to MLLRNSTFNFLLNPIKVHKQLFALAVQQNKLFNLKFSTTCCEMAQKTALFIVAEGSEELELVAPVDILRRANVAVTIADVADSEYVKTKSNLLIKTDAKLGDVKNKIFDAVVIPGGPSYKTLASADVVGQILLAHEKSDKVISAICAAPFVLFKHGIAKGKSLTSYPTVKSEIEGSYQYKEESTVVDGNLVTSRGPATAVEFGLTLVEVLLGNEEKVKVAKGILYPL; encoded by the exons ATGCTTCTCCGTAAttcaacttttaactttttgcttaa CCCTATCAAAGTtcacaaacaattatttgcgCTCGCCGTTcaacaaaacaaattgtttaatttaaaattctcaaCAACTTGCTGTGAAATGGCCCAAAAAACCGCTTTATTCATTGTAGCAGAAGGTAGTGAAGAACTTGAATTAGTCGCACCCGTTGACATCCTTCGCCGTGCTAAT GTGGCTGTTACAATTGCTGATGTAGCTGATTCTGAATATGTGAAGACTAAATCAAATCTACTGATTAAAACTGATGCTAAATTGGgagatgtaaaaaataaaatatttgatgctGTTGTTATACCCGGTGGTCCATCATATAAGACATTAGCTTCt gcTGATGTAGTTGGACAAATTTTACTTGCACATGAAAAATCTGATAAAGTCATTTCTGCTATTTGTGCTG CTCCATTTGTGTTATTCAAACACGGAATTGCTAAAGGAAAATCATTGACATCTTATCCAACTGTTAAGAGTGAAATAGAGGGTTCTTACCAATACAAAGAAGAGAGTACAGTAGTTGATg GAAATTTGGTTACCAGTCGTGGACCTGCTACAGCTGTTGAATTTGGATTAACTCTAGTAGAAGTATTACTTGGTAATGAAGAAAAAGTCAAAGTTGCTAAAGGCATTCTTTATCCTCTttga
- the LOC113553863 gene encoding protein dj-1beta-like isoform X1 → MLHKLFIFAKPYYSGYSPIKVHKQLFALAVQQNKLFNLKFSTTCCEMAQKTALFIVAEGSEELELVAPVDILRRANVAVTIADVADSEYVKTKSNLLIKTDAKLGDVKNKIFDAVVIPGGPSYKTLASADVVGQILLAHEKSDKVISAICAAPFVLFKHGIAKGKSLTSYPTVKSEIEGSYQYKEESTVVDGNLVTSRGPATAVEFGLTLVEVLLGNEEKVKVAKGILYPL, encoded by the exons ATGCTTCATAAACTGTTCATATTTGCTAAACCATATTATTCTGGTTACAGCCCTATCAAAGTtcacaaacaattatttgcgCTCGCCGTTcaacaaaacaaattgtttaatttaaaattctcaaCAACTTGCTGTGAAATGGCCCAAAAAACCGCTTTATTCATTGTAGCAGAAGGTAGTGAAGAACTTGAATTAGTCGCACCCGTTGACATCCTTCGCCGTGCTAAT GTGGCTGTTACAATTGCTGATGTAGCTGATTCTGAATATGTGAAGACTAAATCAAATCTACTGATTAAAACTGATGCTAAATTGGgagatgtaaaaaataaaatatttgatgctGTTGTTATACCCGGTGGTCCATCATATAAGACATTAGCTTCt gcTGATGTAGTTGGACAAATTTTACTTGCACATGAAAAATCTGATAAAGTCATTTCTGCTATTTGTGCTG CTCCATTTGTGTTATTCAAACACGGAATTGCTAAAGGAAAATCATTGACATCTTATCCAACTGTTAAGAGTGAAATAGAGGGTTCTTACCAATACAAAGAAGAGAGTACAGTAGTTGATg GAAATTTGGTTACCAGTCGTGGACCTGCTACAGCTGTTGAATTTGGATTAACTCTAGTAGAAGTATTACTTGGTAATGAAGAAAAAGTCAAAGTTGCTAAAGGCATTCTTTATCCTCTttga
- the LOC113553863 gene encoding protein dj-1beta-like isoform X3, protein MAQKTALFIVAEGSEELELVAPVDILRRANVAVTIADVADSEYVKTKSNLLIKTDAKLGDVKNKIFDAVVIPGGPSYKTLASADVVGQILLAHEKSDKVISAICAAPFVLFKHGIAKGKSLTSYPTVKSEIEGSYQYKEESTVVDGNLVTSRGPATAVEFGLTLVEVLLGNEEKVKVAKGILYPL, encoded by the exons ATGGCCCAAAAAACCGCTTTATTCATTGTAGCAGAAGGTAGTGAAGAACTTGAATTAGTCGCACCCGTTGACATCCTTCGCCGTGCTAAT GTGGCTGTTACAATTGCTGATGTAGCTGATTCTGAATATGTGAAGACTAAATCAAATCTACTGATTAAAACTGATGCTAAATTGGgagatgtaaaaaataaaatatttgatgctGTTGTTATACCCGGTGGTCCATCATATAAGACATTAGCTTCt gcTGATGTAGTTGGACAAATTTTACTTGCACATGAAAAATCTGATAAAGTCATTTCTGCTATTTGTGCTG CTCCATTTGTGTTATTCAAACACGGAATTGCTAAAGGAAAATCATTGACATCTTATCCAACTGTTAAGAGTGAAATAGAGGGTTCTTACCAATACAAAGAAGAGAGTACAGTAGTTGATg GAAATTTGGTTACCAGTCGTGGACCTGCTACAGCTGTTGAATTTGGATTAACTCTAGTAGAAGTATTACTTGGTAATGAAGAAAAAGTCAAAGTTGCTAAAGGCATTCTTTATCCTCTttga